From Nitrospirota bacterium, a single genomic window includes:
- a CDS encoding response regulator transcription factor: MKKILVIEDEKDIAELLSYNLKKEGFSVTICYNGSDGLKTILNGFFDLIILDLMLPGVTGMEICKRVKASKRTSSIPIIMLTAKSGESDKVSGLESGADDYLTKPFSVRELMARIKAVLRRTTDEDTTEKIIKTGNLQIDMETYTVTKNGKVLSLSPTEFKLLVYLIKKRGKVQTRDMLLDAVWRDEAFVEPRTVDVHIRRLRAQVEDKSDRPAYIKTRRGVGYYFDDSI; this comes from the coding sequence ATGAAAAAAATCTTAGTCATAGAAGATGAAAAGGACATAGCGGAGCTGTTATCGTATAATTTAAAAAAAGAGGGTTTTAGTGTAACCATATGCTATAACGGATCAGATGGGCTTAAGACCATATTGAATGGTTTTTTTGATTTAATCATATTGGACCTGATGCTTCCTGGCGTGACCGGCATGGAAATCTGCAAACGTGTTAAGGCATCAAAAAGGACGTCGTCAATTCCTATAATAATGTTGACAGCCAAATCCGGGGAGTCAGATAAGGTGTCAGGGTTGGAGTCCGGCGCTGATGATTATTTAACAAAACCCTTCAGCGTAAGAGAGTTGATGGCACGCATAAAGGCAGTGCTCAGGCGAACCACTGATGAGGACACTACAGAGAAAATTATAAAAACCGGAAACTTACAAATAGACATGGAAACTTACACGGTAACCAAAAATGGAAAAGTTTTATCTCTAAGTCCCACAGAATTTAAACTTCTGGTTTATCTGATAAAAAAAAGAGGCAAGGTCCAGACCCGCGACATGCTGCTTGATGCGGTGTGGCGTGATGAGGCATTCGTTGAGCCAAGAACTGTTGACGTTCACATAAGACGGCTTAGAGCTCAGGTAGAGGATAAATCCGACAGGCCCGCTTATATAAAAACCCGCAGGGGTGTAGGTTATTACTTTGATGACAGTATCTGA